Proteins encoded in a region of the Devosia sp. RR2S18 genome:
- a CDS encoding cupin domain-containing protein — MALKHANAAEVVDLLSASEQQPGKTAAVVKSEHFEAVRLVVKAGTEIPPHQVNGPITLQCLSGCAILGVEGRDLELRPGQWTYLEGGVRHWVKGVEDAVLLLTIIFRR, encoded by the coding sequence ATGGCCCTGAAACATGCCAATGCGGCTGAGGTCGTGGACCTCCTGTCGGCTAGCGAACAGCAGCCTGGAAAGACTGCTGCGGTCGTCAAATCCGAGCACTTCGAAGCGGTGCGACTGGTGGTGAAGGCTGGCACGGAAATCCCGCCCCACCAGGTTAATGGCCCAATCACGCTCCAATGCCTCTCTGGTTGCGCTATCCTCGGCGTCGAAGGCCGGGATCTAGAGCTCAGGCCCGGGCAGTGGACCTATCTGGAAGGTGGTGTTCGCCACTGGGTGAAAGGAGTAGAGGACGCAGTTCTCCTGCTGACCATCATCTTCAGGCGGTGA